In Scatophagus argus isolate fScaArg1 chromosome 18, fScaArg1.pri, whole genome shotgun sequence, the DNA window AGTGGCGTACAGGCTATCTGTTCTGCCTTCAAGAAAATCCAGAGGGCTAGCTGGGTAGGGTTTGAGAGTTTTAGGTCTCCTGGGGGGATCTGACAATCCctccacactgactgactggccCAGGTGGATAGGAGAGACAGAACTGACCCTTGCTGAGTGATGATAACGAAAAAATTTTCGCTGAGCTGTTGGCCTAGGGCTGTTAGGTTTAGGGCTCAATGGCCGTAAGGGGCTCTCAGGTAAGCCTTCAGTGGTCCAGGATGGTGAAATTTGTTGAGTAAGGGTGGCTAGTGAGGAGGGGCTCAAAGGTGAGACTGGGCTAATGTAACTGGGCAGTGAGACTGTAGAGTCAACTAGAAATGGAGGTAGGCCAGACACACACCGTGTAGTAGGTAGACCATTCGgtgaacattttcttctttggcCCTCAGATTTGCATCCGTAGGAGTTTTCCATTCCAATCCCTTGAGGAACACCTCTCTTAGAAATGGGATCAGTGTGGCGAAGGGCCCCGAGGGAGGACCGTGATCCTGGACTACTGTGCCGGTCCATGAGTGGAGATGATGTTAAGTCCCTGAAGTTTTGCTCACAAGGCACGCTACTATATTCCCCTTCTGGCATTGAAAGAGTCCTTTTCAGCAGTTCAGCCTCCTTGGATTTTTTAGGTTTCCTCCAGGATTGTTTAGCTTTACCCAAATCCACATCAGCGCCCATAGTGGCCTgctcttcattttctttatccATGGAACGGGACTCAAACAGGCTGGAAAGGgatttgtgtgcttgtgcaaAGCGCATGCGGATGTTTAAACTGTCATTGCTCCTGCTCCTCTTGTAGGTCTGCCCATTAGGTGACTGGACTTGCCTGAGGAAGAGGTTATCTGGGCCTGTGTTACCCTCACTACTACTCCCTTGGCTGGCTAGATGAGGAACATGGCGAGTAGAGGGGAGAAAGCCACAGGCCTCTTCCTCTACCTCATAATGCAATGAGGAAAATGCTTGGTGGTCTGTTTGATTGAGGATGTTGTCTTTGACTAAAAGCTCATCAGCTAAGTTGTTAGTTACCAAGTTCTGTGGCCCTTGCACAGGCAGAAGGCCCTCACCTCCTACATCTGATGACTCCTGGAGTACCTCTTCATTTTTGGTACCCTTTGAGCCCCTAGCCTTCCTAAATGAAGGCATTttagaaaagacagaaaacttaGAGCCTTTATTTCCCACCTGGTTGCCTTTTGTTATGCTTCTCTTGGTCATTTTGTCAGGGTTTGCATTTCTGgccaaaacagaaaagtgagtAGCCTCAAACTCATCGCAGCTGCTGCTAGTTGAGGTGTAAGACACAACATCATAGGCAATAGTCGCAGGTCTACACCGCTTTTCACAAGTACCATGCAAAACAGGTGTTGCTGGGTTCACTTCATGGTCTAAGTCAGCACTGGTTAAAGATTCTTCTTCCTGCTCAGACTGGTGGTGTATACCCTTGGGACTGGAGATGTCCCCTGGAGGTTTAACATTATCCCCAACCTCCTCAAAAGACCTCTTGACTTCAGATTTTTTCTTCGtttccatttttaaattatCCTCTGTTGTGCCACTATTTTCTAGTGAATGCTCAGCCTCCACAGTTGGCTCTAAACTACTAACAGCAATAAGACTGAGGCTGACATCAGGGTGTGAGTACGCTCCCTTGCTTACATCCGCCTCTCGCTGTGGAACTGGTAAGCGCTCCTTACCCAAGGTAGGTTTCTCATCTGATTTAGATAAgctgcttcttcttttattgGGTAAGCTGTGGACCCCTGGTTGGCTACAATAATGACCCTTTTCCTTTAATTCCCTGCTCACTAATATGCCTCTGCTCTCTGAACTTGACACTAAGGGTTTAAGgccttcatttctttcttctttcttataATATTCTACACCTTTTTCAACATTGTTATTCTTAATACTTGTCTCTGTCTTTAGTTGTTCTAGTTCATTTGTATGTGCCAGGTTTAAATGGCTGTGGTTACCAAGGTCTTTCATTTGAACATATTTAGAGTCCTCACTGCTCCAGGTAGGTCCATAGTCCAGTGAAGACAGAAACATCTCAGAatcttcctgctgcttttctaCTTCTTCTAAAGGGTTTAAGGTAACATTTGTTGATGGTTCAGTCAGGGAGAAAATTATTCTCTCATTACTTTCCTGGTTGTTCTGGGCTCCCCCTGAGAAACATCCTACACCCTCCGCTCTTACCATCCCTTTTATACTGGCCTTAGTGTTATTGTTTGAGtctgaggacagagaaaaacaggtttgCAGGCTACAGGGAGGTTCAGGTATCTTCAATTCCAGCTGAACTTCCTGACAATGACTAGAAATTGTACTAACagtattttgtatgtttgtcagGGTGACAGCCTTCTGAGTCACACCTGGATGTTCTGTGCTACTATTTGGAATTAACTCTGTAGAGTCAAGACATGTTTCTCCTACCTCACCAGGCAAATGCTGAGTATGATCGCTCACAGTTTCTCCAGAAAGTACTTTCACCTCACTGTGCTTAGACAGCTCTGTTGTgccaaactgtgactgtgaaagaCTGGCATTGCTTACAGCTTCCACAGTTTGTTCTTGGTCAAGATAAACATGACTGCCCCCCACCTCCTGCTCCTTGTTTTGCTGTCGAGAAGAACAGGGTGATCCTGCCCTCTCTCCTTCAAAGTACTGTGGTGACAGAAAAGAGATATCCTTTCCTTGGTtgccagaaaaaaacagattactGGAAAATGGGTGATGAGAAAGACATTCGTCATACCCCTTACCAATGTCAAATTGGATTTGAGTTGAGTCAACTGGAACCAGGGCCTGACCTGAGTGCTGGAGCTTTTTGACAGAATGGAGCTGCATGTGAGCGGGTATTTCTACTGTAGCACCATCCTGATCCAAGCAGTCAGGGATTAAATCCTGGGTTTGACCTGGAACTTGCAATGGTTGTAGTCTTTCAGGTTGTTTTTGATCTGGTTTCATCTCAGTGAGCTCCTCCCTGTATGAGTCTGCCAACGGAACGGGTGAGGCCAGAGCAGAAACCTTCGGAATCACAGCAGAACAGGTATCCAGCGgaaaacacactgtggtctGTGTGGAAAATGTGATGGAGGAACAGATTTCATTTACTGTTCCAGGTGGTTTAGTCTCCTCTGCTGTAGTGCCAACACACCCAGACTGCTCCGCCTGGATGCAGACACCTGACATACATGCCTTATCTTGCAGCTTTGTTATGCTTGAGCAAAACTGAGGGTGGATCTCTGACAGTCGTCTGCTTGGGCTGTCTCCAAATTGAGCTTGTGAGTAGCAAATATCACCTTTGTTTGACACAACATTGATTTGTGTATCAGGTATGTCTCTCAGCTCTGAATTTATGTTATGTGATGCACTATTTGTCTTTGTACCATGTGCCTCTGTGATGTTTGGATGTGCTACAACAATTTCTTTAGTTAACTCAGATTTAGAGTGTGCTCGTGTACAAGTACTATGAAATGTCTGAACATTTGGTACATCAGTAAAACGTGCATCTGCTATGCATGTGTTGTCTGTGGATTTACTTTCTATTTTGCGATGTACTCCATTACAGTATGTCCGAAACCTCTCAGGGTCCTCACTGTGCACTTTTATAGTATTGAGTTTACCCTGTTCTAAATTTTCTGTATGTCTTTGATATCTATCATTACGGTCACTGTTGTGTCTATTcaaacctttgttttttttgacagagAGCAGTTCAATATTCTCTTCTTCTACATCCTGAATATTACAGATTTCTAAACTTTCTGTGCCTTTGTTCTCTACATTTTTTCTATCTGTGTTTCCTGTATGTATCATGCATGTTTCTGAGTCTGTAGATTTAATCAGCCTGTTGGGATTTCTTCCTTCGGGGTGCAAATGTGACTTCACTTCCTGAGTATGAGGTTGACTATTTACCTTTGTGCCGGAGGTGTTTGTATATTGTTGACTTGTTAAATTTAAACTGTATAGCTCTGTGCCTCCCTTGACTTGAGTTTCTGTGCAAACGGCTTGTGAACTGGGCTTTTCTTGGTGCAAGCTGAGTTCAAGTTTCTCTGTATTGTTTGTCTGTGGATGTGGTTGGTTTTCCACTGTATACAGCTTCAAGGAATTATCAGTGTCCACGTAGTTCTCTGGGCTTTTCCTCCTGCTACATGTGGATTGTCCAGCATAAGATTCTGTTAAATCTCTGTGGCTATCCTTGGCTGTCACTGACTCTCTCTGCAAGGCTTTACTCTGCCTAGTGTggcagctgcttcctgttgttCGCCAACCAACGCAGGTGCTCTCCAGTTCCAGAAGGGCATCCAGAGGGTCCTCCACATCTGGACTCAAATCTGACAGGGTGTCGCTGTGCCAAGAGCGGGAATCAAAATACTCATCAGATGTGTCACCACCTTCTATGCCTCTTTCACACCATTCCAGGGAGTCAGCACCCAAATGTCCCTCCTCTAAACCTAATCCTTCAGAGAGGTGGGAGGAGTCTTCAATGGCTTCCTGGGGCTGCGGAGAAAGTAAAGTAGATGAGGATGAGTTAGAAAATTGTGCAGTAACAACAGGAGGTTTAGCACAATGCTTGCAAGAATTTTAATCCTGATCCCCATATAGTTATTGATAGGCTACATAAGGAGCAGCAATTTAGAAGGCATGTCATGTAAAGCActgattttaaagaaatattgGAAACATTGTTTGTGAACCATATGTGGACCGAGTGAGCCAGAGAAGCCAGGCAACCAGAGAGGCACAATAAAAAAGTTGTCTATTTTTGCTATAAGTGTGCGAGCactggacaaaataaaagcacattgtTGCCGTGTGTTGTGTTGGTGACAGTTGGATATAGTGTGTCCTCTATTAAAggtaaaatacaaatatactAGTGGTCAGGTGAAATATCTAATCTAATATCTAATGTCTAATTTAATTTGTGAAGCAAATCAAATTATTTGAAAGTCAAGCTAAAACGTGAAGTCTGCTCACACTTGTCAGGAAATATCATACTATAACTactgtgcactttgtttttcatttttcaaaaatgcataatttttttgacacatacatatgtgtatacatatatatgtatatgtatatatatatatatatattttttttttttttgaaaaagcttAGCCTCAAACCTTCAGGTGTCTGTTTCCAATGGCATTGGCTGACTGACAAATGGGGAATGTCATACTGTACAGTCAGTGAGGACTGATACAAGGTTTCCACATCTACTATTAGCAATTCATGCTAAGTTAGGCTTAACTTAGCATGAACTGCTAATAGTAGACTCAAAAAGTGGAAGCTAGTTAACCTAGCTACAATTTTAACTCAGGATATTTCTCTGTGATTCAAATCGAGTAAGAAGTCACTGAGAAGAGTACTGAGTTCTAAAATCACAAACGAGGAGTCACATTGACCTCACAGCTAATTCCTTGTTAAGTTGGTGAAGTTAAGTGATACAATCAACCACCTACCAGCACAGATATTGCACTCATCCAAATATAGCAACAACATAATTGGAGCCAAATAAATTcactaaataaaaatgaaaaaggtaaatgacatttttttttctttttcgtaATAATAATTTTGACCAAATAATTACACAAGTCAAAACAAGGAGATGCACACTGACTTCTAAGTAAATACGCATcataattaaaatcaaacaaaactgtAGAAAAGTTCTAGAATCTACCACCAGTTCTAGACAGaaacttcacaaatgctctccaTGGTGTTGCTGCTTCGTGCAACTTTATGATCTCAAGCAACAGGTTGCTCTCTTTCTTacaatgtgcacacacagacaaatacatcCACACTGCACAATCCTTTCATcaaatcctaaaaaaaaaaaaaatacttactCTCCAGCGTTTTAATGCCTCAGCTGTATCCAGCATCAGAGCACACAGGTGAACAGCAAACCAGCTAAGCACTGCTCCCATGGCGTCCCTCGCACAAATGCTCATAGACATAACTACAcagctcattcacacacacttgcagagtCTTCAACTGTGTAGCTTCCCTTTGAACTCAGCTTCCTTTGTCTCTGGGTTTAGCTTCCATGACCATCAATCATGCTTGCTAAGAgtcttaaattaatttatttacataaagCCCTGCAGGAAGATAACTGTATACACAGGAAAAAAGCAGATCTTCCACTTTCACTGCCTGTTAAACATGTGTTCCTTCTGTTCCTTACGTCTTAATCCAACCTCAAAACAGCGAGAACACGGTGATCTCCGCGTCTCAGTAACAAGCAAAGACATTAAGAACCCCTGCTATAAATAAAGAGCTGCAGCACAAGGTGCATGACAACTGAACTGAAGGACAAACAACCGTCATGCAAGCTCACTCCAGGAAGCAAATAGCTCCATGGGTTGTATGATAACAAGCAAACTGTATTGTTTGTCTGCACTGCAGTTCTTGATCATAATGTTTCGTGTGGCACTTAATCACATCTCACATCTTTTACCTCTACCACAAACCATACGTGAAATACGAGAAGAGAAAAAGGCATTACTCAAATCCATGCTACATTCGAATGTAAATCCTGCAGGATTTTAATGATGCAAAACATGAAAGGTAGGGGCTTAGTAAAGAACTGAGATTGTAAAGCTGTGGGCCACcttcttaagaaaaaaaatcaaaaacaaaacaaacaaacaaaagacatttaaagCTATCTCCAAGATCTACTTCCTCAGTCAGTGTGGAGTTTCCTTCACTTTGACTGAAGAATGCAGCATCACCACCACGAATGGAATGTTGAACTATAAAAccgtgttttctgtttttacagtcaAGGGTAAACTAAATACTGCTATCAGACTGAAGACTGACTTAGCACCTGCATCactttttagattttaatgAGTGATATTAACTATTGTCACGCCCTGGGTTTCCGTCTTTTGGCTtttttgtgtcatgttccatgtgtgtcttgtgtttccatgtgttatgttcaaggtttttgtcacgtcctgttttattttgaaagcgtcacttcccctgtgtgtccctgtttcatgtaactttactttggtttatcttgattgctttctcctccccttatgtgtgtcacctgtgtctcgttgtcttgtctatttagtccttgtcttcccagtcactccTTGTCACATTCGTATTCAGTCTTCATGCCATGAATTTCTTGTTTCACCAAGTCAGGAATTTTTTGGCCACAGTTTTTGTAGCTCCtctgccacagtaagtgtgtctgttttgagctttttttgttataagtaaaagaatattatttttggACCACTCCTTTTGAGATTCCGCATCGGAGTTCAGccctctgcgtcagcgacgcttTTGACAACTATGGGACCGCATGGAATGTTTCATCCTggcaaaatgacagaaaagcaaTCCCACTGCTTTTTGGGCTAATGTAGCATTAAGGGTGTTCCTGAACACAACAAGGAACAGTGACTTatattgattaaaaatgtttacagacaACTGCAGTATGACATTAGCAAAGTCTATTTAAGACCAAATTCATCTGGATATGTGGCAGACAAATGTTATGTTTTCCATCGATGATCGTCATCGCTGATGACCACTCTTTGACCCCTCCCGCCCATCCAACCACGACTCCCCTCAGCAGGAGGAGCCGGaaccaaacaaaaaactccAGTCATTTGTTAATTCAGACATGCTCCTTTCACAGCATGCCTGGTGTTATTTTCTGATAATTAATTAGAGTTTAGTGTTTTAAAGAAGCTTAAAGGCTTAACAGAGAGCTCCCTTTCCAGCAGATAATGGAGGGGCTGTTTAAGGCACAACACTCTGGCTCTTCACCACAGTTATCCACGCTTGCATGTGTTATTATTCCCATACTtctgactgagtgactgagcTCCCACCTGACTCACACTGTACAGAAACAACAACTCCCTGAGttggaaaataaatcaagtgTCTCAGAAAAAACAGTCCGCTTGAAAACTAGTGATTTTCCTTAGTTCCTAACATTTTCTTACTGAGACACTGAAagcatcatccatccattttctatgccacTTATCTGAcagggtcacgggggggctggagcctatcccagctgactacgggcgagaggcggggttcaccctggactggattTTACACAGAGGTGCTTCATTATCATCAAGTCCGCCTTCAGCTGctggctggaaaaaaaaatgccaggGTGGAAAACGTGATCTGTACACCAAAAGATAGGAtgaaaagtatcaaaagtatAGAAAAACTACAtgatttaaaagcaaaatgttctgGGCTTAGATGCCCTCAGTATGAACTTCTAGTCTACAAGGCTTTTTAATGTGGTTGTCGAGAAAACTGGACAATTCAGCAGAGTAATAGATTATCTCTCTCCCCTTTGTTGACTTCATACTGCCACTGACTCATTGAGAATGGGTCTCCTTGCACCAAAAATCAgattctgttattttgttcaaTTTTCTGATCCCATGtgcagatgtattttttttttcattcattttttactgCATTGATTCACTGGGGTCTCTATCAGGATTTTTGGGGCTGATCACAGATTGCTGCAAGCTAAATTGGCCATTCATCAATTACTGTGGAAATACATTATTGTATTCATGGACCCAATGTTATCCACCCAGCACTTCTGTGGAGCATGTCAACTGAACTGTGATAACAGAAACCAGCCAAACATTGAGTAGTACTTCCACTGAAGATGAACTATGtgtgacctcacacacactacacatacacacaataaataagTAATAGCATGTAGGTTTATAAAAATAACCAAGTATACCAATTTAGCATCTATGGAACTATCCTAACAAATTGTAAGagttatatttacatttaactgATGAAGACCTCAAGCAGCAGTGTGAAATATGGCTGCTGTCTGCCAGGAGCAAAGGCAGTCGTAGTAAGATGTTGGATCACATTGGAATCATGATTCCAAAAGGGgccatttcaaaacatttaatgaccatattaaaaaaaacagatcataCATGGTAGACTGAGCATTTCACATCCACACTGTATGACACAAAGTGGTGAGGGAGAACTTCAACACAGTTTCCCCTTCCTCTACAGACATGCCATTATTCACACAATTCACATGGGACAAAACATGCAGACTGGTTTAACTCCTCTCAGAAACAACCTGCGATatataacacaaatacacacaggatACCTGTCTTTAGATGAGTCTTTAACATAGGTTTTCATCTTTCACCCCCTTGTCTTTGTCCTCTTCGTCTCTCTGTTCTCAGAACCAACTGTTGCCTTGGGATCCTAACTCTCCACAGAGCCTGGAGACACCACCCACACTCAGCATGGAGGGAATGTGGCCGTGGGTGCTGAAGCCACACTGGGGACAGCTAGCTATTGTGCCAACAGGAATCCACTAAGTTCACGTatagcctgtgaatattctcattcatccaggtcatggttatctcaaggaaattcaatcgaatgcaactggacttagttatttgtctttgaagacgtttcacctctcatccaagaggcttcatcagttcatgctcgcttgactaggctgggactagtccaactagctggtgtggagacccaggtatttaacctctgtggaggcattcacatgaccagtggtgtcataagctcgtttaTATATAAGTTCACGTATACACACGTcacacctgcatacacacacagtttaaatggacacacatacccacacatgGGAACAAAGCTCGTATTTCTTTCCTCCACGACACAATATGCCTCATCGTGTTGTACTAGCCGTACCTGAACCTTCACCTCACCACACCCGGAGCTCTACCGGACTTTAATTGCACCCATTCACATACAGTTAAACACTGCAAactctgatgttttctttggGTAACCAACACAACAGCAAGTGACCGACATCAGGGCAACATCAACTATTCGTGGTGATATTCTGCAAAGTTGTAAATTGAGCCACACACTCAGAACTTACCTTTAGCAGTGGTTGTAGCAGGTGATAGCAAACCAAGAACTACTCTTTGCTTCTtgctttcctttctgtctgtctcacctcaATCTGCCACTGTTCACCATACCCTCATCCAAATCATTGCCCATCCTCTCTCTGAGGTCACCCCTAAGACTGTCGCCTACTGTCTGGCATCTCAGTAGGAGAGGAGTAGCAATCTGATCTCCATTGTGAAGGCTACTTGGAGTaaaggaggagtggagggggggggtAGTGGCTGGAGTTGAATGTTTTTCCTTAGTGTACCATAAGCTCCACTCATATTTCATTCTCGATCAAAATCATTCTGCTATGCTAAGAAGATAATCTGAAATAGAAATGCAAGGCAAACAGAAACGTCTTTGCCAAGACCCAAGGGACAGCACAAAGCTGTTAGGTGACTTTGGCATGGAGGCAGAACCGCAGATCACATGACACCCTTTGGCCCTAAAAGACATTCTTCCATGCACATCCATTTCAAAAGCAACAACTGCCTTAAGGTCACAATAATGACCCAAATAGAGGACAGTCAGAAACTAGAGAAACTAGATTATTACTATTAGAAAtaattttttgctgttttggccTTGTGCTCTAGCACATGGAATCTTAAATGAAACAGTGATTATGACAGAGCATAAATGATAGTTTACAGGACACCCACTCACACAGATCAGCGAGAGTGAGGTCCAGGTCCAGGGTGTATACTACTAACACTGTGCattgttataaataaaataattttacatatGCAAGTTTACAAAATTAAACCCAGTTTTTGTAGCATATGTAATGTAGCAATCAGTTCAGGTGACTTAAGTAATATCTAAAAACtagagaaggaaaaacagaaaaaacaaaaaagacttgACTTAATGGTGGTCTATAGTTACAGCAGCTGTCTCCATTTACATCAGCCACTCAATTATTCATGAGCGGAACAGAACACACACTTCTCACATGGTGGCAACCAAAGTGTGAATACATACAAGAAAGTAGCTAAATTAATTGATCCCTATTATTCTTTTCATCAATATCTAACCAGTGGAGTAATTGTGGGTTtactttcttttcaaaataatgaaattacaataaactatgatgaaagtgaaagtgacatattttgtcattggagggaactcactccaacgaaatttgtgctctgcatttaacccacccaagtgacgtgcacacacacacagcaaacccggggcagtgggcgaccgtgtgcagcgcccggggagcagtgggggttaggtaccttgctcaagggtacctcagccatggacaccggtacggggactcgaaccagcgatccaccggttacgggtccgacaccctaaccgctgatccacaactgcCCCAAAGCTTAcggcacctggtattcccaggcggtctcccatccaagtactaaccaggcccgaccaTGCTTAGCTTCCGAGATCGGACCagatcgggcgtgttcagggtggtatggctGTAAGCCATCCTTATTATGAAAATATACGTGGGCTAACTTGTTAGCTGCTTCAATAATGGCATAAAAATACGCATTTCTTTACTTTCCGGATTGGGACTGTAGTGAACTCAATGCGGTGCCCGCCTGGGGGTCGGAAGCGGAGGCAGGGGAGGAGGcagccgaggaggaggaggacggccGGCGCAGGACGTTGAAGACGGGGCACTCGGTTATTTCTATCCCATGAGTAGAAATGTTTCCTCATGTTGGTCGTGCACCCACCAATGCACAAAATTATCTTCTGGCAGACGTTGCATGTCATAGCCGCCAGAAGAGTGCACAATGGCCCCGCCAGCCTCCAGCCAAGAACCACGCTGAAGCCACAAGAGCAGACTCCACTTAAACACTCCAATCACCGAGGAGCAACTCAAAGTTGCTGTGTATTGTTTTAACTATGCATTTGTTGTATGACCACCAAGTCCATTATTACTGAATGCCTATAACACTTGCCTTTGCTTGTTGTTTATATGtgtcatctgtttgtttgttttgcagcattGACAGTTGCTTGTTGTTTATTAATAGCTTATAACAGCCTTTATTGATGAGCAGTAGTGTTGACTGTAAattaattttgcttttattagtAAATTCTGTTATAGTTAAGTTGGTTGATGTTTGTGACTATATACATGTTGGTGTGACTACTGCTGGATTCTGATAGCTGGTGCTGGGACTCAACCCTTCACTGTTCACTTTACTTCTCAGTGAACACCAGATCAAGACTGCCTTTCCAGTTGGGTTACTGGTCCCTGGCAACAGAGTGGTGCTCCATGCTTAACAGTACTTGTTAATAATTTTATGACTATTGATGATTACcttcaataataataacaatcaacAATAAATAATCAACAATAACCAAATCTGCTGCTACCTGTGCACCACACCACAGCTCATGACCTTACCTCCAAGTGCAATACCCATTATAACACCACAGTACAGTAGTCACTTTCCGCCCACCACCTAAAAATTATGTCCATAAAGATTATgtacagaaagggagagaaatggCAGCCATGGCATTGGTGGTGTCCAACCTTAACTTAGAGTGGGTCTGACTTAATACAGCCCCCAACAGGATACtctgagagacacaaacataagCCTTTTTCATATCCACAAAACACATATAGACTGGTTGGACACACTGTGAAGTTGTTTCATTGCCTCAACAACTTCCACCCCCAGCGATGGGAGGGCCTACCCCCACCCCCCGAGAACTCTGTGTCCTCCATGGAATACGTACTGGTGGGATTAAGGTGATCCTCGAAGTATTTCTTTAACAACCCAACTATGCCCTTGGACGatgtcagcagctccccactgCTTCCCCTTCCTGGATCATCAGACtgtttgccagaatttcttcAGAGCAGACCAAAAGTGTTGCTCCATGGCCTCACCGAACTCCTCCCACATCTGAGTTTTTCAGCTGTTGGCCGAGCTGCATATTGTTTGGCCAGTCGGTAGTATCAGCTGCCTCTGGAGTTCCACAAACCAGTGATGACCTATAGGACTCGTTCTTGAGCTTGATGGCACCCTTTACCTCTGGTGTCCACCAGCAGGCTCAGGAACTGCTGGCGTGACTACCACTGGTGACCTTCCGACCGTAGCTCCGGACTGCCACCTGAGGAATGATGGTGTAGAACATGGCCCACTTGGACTCCATGTCCCCCACCACCCCTGGGATGCAGTCGAAGCTCTGCCCTAAGTGGGAGTTGAAGATCATCCTGACAGTGTCCTCAGTCAGACGTTACCAGCAAaccctcactgtttgtttagtcaaagtcaagtcaaatacAGACTTGAAACATTGAAACTGCGTTACTTGAAGACCCACAGTACAGTAGTagaacacttaaaaaaaaatgtaaacatacaaaatataaaaaaaagctaATGGGATGCAAAGTAATCTAAGTAAGATAAAagtcaataaatataaatagaaaaCTTAAGGCACATAACAGGCTAAAGTGACATGCAGCGCGGAGAGAAAAGTCCAATGCTGTATAAAGTGGCTGGTACAGCTCCTGAGTtcaatgatgtgtgtgt includes these proteins:
- the arhgef4 gene encoding uncharacterized protein arhgef4 isoform X1; translated protein: MDGSGCGRDSAADSREEPSRGTRPDLLITCLPERYRTAKFVLAAYLFCWAVLRWYQKLRCQSAPPQPQEAIEDSSHLSEGLGLEEGHLGADSLEWCERGIEGGDTSDEYFDSRSWHSDTLSDLSPDVEDPLDALLELESTCVGWRTTGSSCHTRQSKALQRESVTAKDSHRDLTESYAGQSTCSRRKSPENYVDTDNSLKLYTVENQPHPQTNNTEKLELSLHQEKPSSQAVCTETQVKGGTELYSLNLTSQQYTNTSGTKVNSQPHTQEVKSHLHPEGRNPNRLIKSTDSETCMIHTGNTDRKNVENKGTESLEICNIQDVEEENIELLSVKKNKGLNRHNSDRNDRYQRHTENLEQGKLNTIKVHSEDPERFRTYCNGVHRKIESKSTDNTCIADARFTDVPNVQTFHSTCTRAHSKSELTKEIVVAHPNITEAHGTKTNSASHNINSELRDIPDTQINVVSNKGDICYSQAQFGDSPSRRLSEIHPQFCSSITKLQDKACMSGVCIQAEQSGCVGTTAEETKPPGTVNEICSSITFSTQTTVCFPLDTCSAVIPKVSALASPVPLADSYREELTEMKPDQKQPERLQPLQVPGQTQDLIPDCLDQDGATVEIPAHMQLHSVKKLQHSGQALVPVDSTQIQFDIGKGYDECLSHHPFSSNLFFSGNQGKDISFLSPQYFEGERAGSPCSSRQQNKEQEVGGSHVYLDQEQTVEAVSNASLSQSQFGTTELSKHSEVKVLSGETVSDHTQHLPGEVGETCLDSTELIPNSSTEHPGVTQKAVTLTNIQNTVSTISSHCQEVQLELKIPEPPCSLQTCFSLSSDSNNNTKASIKGMVRAEGVGCFSGGAQNNQESNERIIFSLTEPSTNVTLNPLEEVEKQQEDSEMFLSSLDYGPTWSSEDSKYVQMKDLGNHSHLNLAHTNELEQLKTETSIKNNNVEKGVEYYKKEERNEGLKPLVSSSESRGILVSRELKEKGHYCSQPGVHSLPNKRRSSLSKSDEKPTLGKERLPVPQREADVSKGAYSHPDVSLSLIAVSSLEPTVEAEHSLENSGTTEDNLKMETKKKSEVKRSFEEVGDNVKPPGDISSPKGIHHQSEQEEESLTSADLDHEVNPATPVLHGTCEKRCRPATIAYDVVSYTSTSSSCDEFEATHFSVLARNANPDKMTKRSITKGNQVGNKGSKFSVFSKMPSFRKARGSKGTKNEEVLQESSDVGGEGLLPVQGPQNLVTNNLADELLVKDNILNQTDHQAFSSLHYEVEEEACGFLPSTRHVPHLASQGSSSEGNTGPDNLFLRQVQSPNGQTYKRSRSNDSLNIRMRFAQAHKSLSSLFESRSMDKENEEQATMGADVDLGKAKQSWRKPKKSKEAELLKRTLSMPEGEYSSVPCEQNFRDLTSSPLMDRHSSPGSRSSLGALRHTDPISKRGVPQGIGMENSYGCKSEGQRRKCSPNGLPTTRCVSGLPPFLVDSTVSLPSYISPVSPLSPSSLATLTQQISPSWTTEGLPESPLRPLSPKPNSPRPTAQRKFFRYHHSARVSSVSPIHLGQSVSVEGLSDPPRRPKTLKPYPASPLDFLEGRTDSLYATGSINEFEGPHNSGLLTSQSRSRILLEVKGNGKASVVSGRLRSDCWMDVGCDGGGQQQWRRYSDDLWIEEQKKYKRKLARAMRGSLGHLNTLLSEDMDKADAGVTFGPIKAHCFSQSTPIGLDCLGWSRRISYSLIVPDGASEKVGLGDELGSEEELLYEEFRSSGHRFGHPGGGGGEQLAINELISDGSVVYAEALWDHVTMDDQELGFKAGDVIEVVDATNKEWWWGRIMDSEGWFPASFVRLRVNQDEPMEDYLAHLEEAQAGEEDRAGLGLLLGPGLPCKEQMRTNVINEIMTTERDYIKHLKDICEGYIKQCRKRTDMFTEEQLRTIFGNIEDIYRFQRKFLKCLEKKFNKERPHLSEIGCCFLEHQTDFQIYSEYCNNHPNACIQLSKLMKANKYVFFFEACRLLQKMIDISLDGFLLTPVQKICKYPLQLAELLKYTNPQHRDYKDVEAALTAMKNVARLINERKRRLENIDKIAQWQSSIEDWEGEDILSRSSDLIFSGELTKLSQPQAKSHQRMFFLFDHQMVYCKKDLLRRDMLYYKGRMDMDHMEVIDVDDGKEKDFNISVKNALKLRSLAGDEVHLLCAKKPEHKQRWLRAFADERIQVQHDRETGFSLTEVQKKQAMLNACKSHPAGKPKAVTRPYYDFLLRQKHPSLPTALPQQQVFMLAEPKRKTSTFWHNIGRLTPFKK